The Streptomyces capitiformicae genome contains the following window.
GCGGCCGGAGCGCATGTACGCGAACCAGAGCCACAGGTCGGGCGAGAGTTCGGAGTTGTCCCAGGCATAGCCGCCGACGTCGTAGCACCACTGGTGGCGGCTGGGGTCGTAGCTGTGCATGATGTCGCCGTAGTCCCAGAAGCCGTACCAACGGCGCATCTCCACCTGGTCCTTGTAGTAGGTGAAGAGGAAGTCGAGGTGGTCCTCGATCTTCGCCTTGGCGGCGGTGGAGCGGTCCGGCTCGGAGAACAGCTTGCCGAAGACGCCGGCCTTGATGAGCTGCTTGGGCGGGGCGGCGAGCTGTGCCGGGGTGCGGACGGCCTCGACCTGCTTGGCCATGTCCTCGGCGCTGGGTGTGGACTCGTGGGCCCAGAAGAGGAGTTCGCTGGTGCGGGCGATGCCGTAGGGAGTGCCGAAGCCGGGCTCGTAGTCCTCGTAGGTGATGTTGAGGCCTTCGAGCTGTTCGGGGTAGGTGTCCTGGCCCATGCCGTCGTGGTAGAAGCGCAGGTCCATGGGTTGTGCCTCGGGCGACCAGAGCCAGAGGGTGACCTCGGCCTCGGCTGTCTGGGCGTCACGGATGTCGAGCTGGGCGGGGAACTTCTCCCAGAAGTCCCTGAGGCCGAAGGCGAATCCGCCGCTCGCGCCGCCGACGTACCCGAAGCCGCTGGCCCGTCGGCCGCCGCCGGCCGGGATCCAGCCGTGGCCCTTCTTGGTGCGCTTGCGGACGCCGAACCCATCGGCGGAGAGCTGGGAGAGGGTGTAGTCGCCCCATTCGGGGATGTACTGGAGACGGGTGGTGACCCGCTGGTCCCAGGTGGACGGATCGGGCAGCTTCTTGCCCTCGAACTGGGCGGTGCGGACGGCGGCCCCCGGGTCGCGGCGCAGCCCGGTGACGCCCTTGACGGCCTCGCGCAGCAGACCGGTGCCCTCACCGCCGATACGGATGTGCCGGTCGTACGCGGCGTCGCGCATCGGGACCTTGAAGCGGACGCCGATGCCGCGGACGAAGTCGCCGCTGGCCTTGCCCGGTTCCTGGGTGCCGTCGAAGGTGATGGTGTGCACCATGCGGAACGATTCCGCGCCCGCGTAGAAGTAGAGCCGGATGGAGAACGGCAGCCAACTCCTGCTGCCCTTACGGTGCTTGCCGGCGATACGGACCACGGCGCGCACCGGGCCCTCCTGCTCGACCTCGACCTCGCCGATGACGCTCTCGAACCGCTCGTACTTGGCCGTACCCTGGTCGCCGTCCTCGATCTCGGGCTGGCGCAGCAGCACGAGACGGCCGGTGTGGGCGACCTCGGTGGAGCCGCGCAGCACCGACTTCACGAGCGTCGAGCCGCTCTTGCCGATCTTCGCGGTGATGACGCCGGTCGACACGTCGATGGTGCCGCCGCTCCTGTCGACGGTGACCTTCTTCTCCGGCGCGGCGGGGGTGCCGGCGGCGAGGGTGAGCTTGCCGGAGCCGGCGCCCGCACCGACCGCGTGCGCGGTCCACTTCACCGAGCCGTCGGGCCAGTAGCCGATGGGCCAGGACTGGACCGGCACGGACTTGCCGTCCGCGTCCGTCAAGGAGAACGACTGTTCCTTCTCGTACGCGCCCTTCGGCCACGGCACGCCCACGGTGGAGCCGGGGGCGGCGCCGAGTCCGCCGCCCTCCAGCCAGTCCAGGGTCACCGGGTCCGCCTCCGTGGCCTCGGCTCTGGGTGCGGCCTGCGCGTTCGAGCCGAGTGCCCAGCTGAACTGAGTGGCGACTCCGGCGACGGCGGCCGCCTTGAGGAGGGACCTGCGGTCGATGGGGGACATGACCTTTCCTTTCCGTACGGGAGTCTTGCGTGCGGGGGTGATAGTCAGGGGCATGACAGAGAGAAGTACGACCCCCAGGGCGCCGACCTTGCGTCGCGGGCACCGCTGCCCCGTGCGAAGGGCACCTCCGGTCAGCGGCGCCGGTGCCGTTCCTCCACGGCGACGGCCGCCGCCGCGACGGCCCCGAGCACCGGCACCGCCAGCGGCGCGACGAACCAGGCGGAACAGGCCACCACGGCCAGTCCGCCGACGAGCAGGAAGGACCCGGCGGGGTCGAGCACCGTCCGCCGTCCGGCCGCGCCGAGCAGGGTCCGCCAACCGGTGCCGGGTTCCCAGACGGCCGCCGCGCGCAGCCCTGCCACGGCGGCGCCGATCAGCGCGAGGATCCCGACGGCGCCGACGAACGGCCCGCCGGGGATCCCGGCCGTACGGCCTGGACGTCCACCCATACCGCCGCGAGCGCCGCCCACCCGGCGAGCCCGACGAGCCACCCGCCACGCACCGCCGTCCGGAAGTCGGCGGCGAACTCCCGCCAGCCGCCGCCCACATGCGCCGTACGGCGCCTCAGATGCCGGGAGCCGGCGGCGAACGCGGCGGGGTACGTCACCAGCGGCAGCGAGGCCACCGCGATCCACACCCCGGTGAGCAGGCATTCGGCGAACAGCGCGAACCGCTCGGCGAGCGGAGACTCACCGCGTCCCCTGGTGGCGGCCTTCGCACGGGCCTGGGCCATGGTCAGCTCACCTCAGCCCTTCAGGCCCGACGTGGCCATACCGTCGATCAGATACCGCTGGAAGGCCAGGAAGAAGGCCAGCACCGGCAGCAGAGCCACCAGCGACATCGCGATCATTCCGCCGTAGTTGGCCACGGCGTCCTGGTCCACGAACATCTTCAGGCCGAGCGAGACCGTGTACTTGTCGGGCGTATTCACATAGATCAGCGGGCCCATGAAGTCGTTCCAGGCGTTGATGAAGGTGAAGATCGCGCTGGTGATGAGCGCGGGCCGGCACAACGGCAGCACAATCGACCAGTAGATCCGGAAGTGGCCGCAGCCGTCGAGCCGGGCCGCCTCGTCGAGTTCCTTGGGCAGGTTCCGCATGAACTGCACCATCAGGAAGACGAAGAACGCCTCCGTGGCCAGGTATTTCGGGAGCAGGAGTGGGGTGTAGGTGTCGATCGCGTCCATGTTGCGGAACAGCACGTACTGCGGGATCAGCAGCACGTGGTATGGCAACAGGAGGGTGCCGATCATCAGGGTGAAGAGCAGGTTGCGGCCCGCGAACCTGATCTTCGCGAAGGCGTACGCGGTCAGCGAGCAGGAGACCAGGATCCCGATCACCGAACCGACGGCGAGCGTGAGCGAGTTGAGGAAGAAGGTGGAGATCGGGATATCGGCGATGCCGTCGGAGAGTCCCTTGTAGTTCGAGATGATCGGGTCGCCCGGGAAGAGGTCCAGGCTGCCGACGATGTCCTCGCTCTTCTTGAACGAGCCGCCGACAACCCAGATCACCGGGTAGAGGATCACTGCGAGGATCAACAGGGAGCCGATGTGCCAGGCGAGGGAACCTGGCAGTTTTCGCCGGAGAGCACCGGCCTTCGCGGACGGAGGCGGGGCGATCTCGGTGACCTGTGCGCTCATCAGGCACCCTCCTCGTAGTGCACCCAGCGTTTCTGGGACCAGAACAGCACCGCCGTCACCAGGGCAACCGCGATCAGCAACAGCCAGGCCATCGCGGAGGCAAGACCCATGCGGCTGTTCTCGAAGCCCTGGACGTAGAGATAGCAGGTGTAGACCATCGAACCGTCCGCCGGACCACAGGCGTTGCCTCCGGCGCCGCCGCCGACGATGTACGCCGAGCTGAAGATCTGGAAGGAGTGGATGGTCTCCAGCAGAACGTTGAAGAAGAGAACTGGGGAAATCATCGGCAGGGTGATGTTCCAGAACCGCCGCCACTTGCCCGCCCCGTCGACCTCGGCCGCCTCGTACAGCTCACGCGGGACCTGCTTGAGACCGGCGAGGAAGATGACCATGGGGGCGCCGAACTGCCAGACGGTCAGCGCCACCAGGCTGTAGATGATCATGTCGGGGTCGCCGCTCCAACCACCGACGTCGACCCCGAAGAGCTGCTGTGTCCTGTCGACGATGGCGTCGTCCGAGAAGATCGCCTTCCACACGATCGCGATGGAGACGCTCGCTCCGATCAACGACGGCGCGTAGAAGGCGGCCCGGTAGAAGGCCTGCCCGCGCCGCTTCTGGGCCAGCAGCAGCGCCACCCCGAGGGCGGCGAGCAGCTTGAGCGGCGTACCGATCACGACGTACCACAACGTCACCTGTACGGAGTGGCGCCAGCGCGGATCGGCGAACATCTCGGAGAAGTTGTCGAGGCCGATCCACTTGGGCGCGTCGTACAGGTTGTAGTCGGTGAAGGCGTAGTAGAGCGAGGCGACCATCGGCCCCGCTGTCAGCAGCAGGAATCCGGCGATCCACGGGGACATGAAGAGATAGCCGGCCAGGTTCTCCCGACGGCCCCGCCGCTTGAGAGCGGCGGGGCGCGAGGAGTTCACCGGACCGTGCCGCGACTCGGAGCGCTTGTCCTTGGACAGGCCCTCCGCGGCGGGGGCGTGTGTCACGGTGGTTCCCATCAGGTGGCGAGAGCCGTCTTCGACTCGGTGAAGAACTGCTTGACGGCGTCGTCCACCGGGCGCTTGCCCAGACCCACTTCCTCACCGATACGCAGGAAGGCGGCCTCACAGACGTCCGCGCCGTTCGGGTGCGGGGTGATGGGCTCCAGAACACCCGCGTCGACGAGGGACTGCTCGTACTCGGCGATCGCCTTGTTGACCGGATCGGTCGGCTTGAACGCGTCGTACTGGGCCTGCGTCGCGGGAACACCGCGGTCGTAGCCCATGATCTCGGCGACCTCGGGCTCGTGCACCATGAAGTTGATGAACTGGGCGACTTCCTTGGGGTGCTGGGTGCGCTTGGACGCGCTGAGCATGAGGGAGCCGAGGTACTGGCCGGTCTTCTTACCGTCTGTCGTCGGGATGGGAGCCAGGCCGTACTCGCTCTTGCCCTCGGAGGTGTAGCGGATGGTGAAGTTGTCCCAGGTGAACTCGCCTGCGGCGATTTCCCCGGAGACCGCCGACTTGGGCTTGATCTGGGCGACCTTCTTCTGGTCCGCGTAGAGGCCCTCCTCGACCGCCTTCTCGGCCTTCGCCCACCAGGCCTTCAGGTCCGCCTCGGCGAAGCCGAGCCCGTCCTCGGTGAAGAACGCCTTGCCGTTCTGGCGGAGGTAGAGGTCGTAGAGGTACATGACGTTGTACGGGCCGGTGTCGCCGGCGCGTCCCGCCTTGTCGCGGATCTTCTTCATCGCCGCGTCGTAGTCGTCCCAGGTCCAGCCCTGCTCCGGCTTGACGCCGGCCTTGGTGTAGACGTGCTTGTCGATCACCAGGGCCATGGAGTTGGAGCCGACCGGAACGCCGAGGAGTTTGCCGTCGATCTCGCCGAACTTCTCGAGGCCCGCTCTGAAGCCGTCCATCGAGAGATTGCCCGCCTCGACCTGTGCGCTGAGATCGAGCAGCACATTCCTCGCATCGTATTTGCGCAGGAATCCGACGGCATTCTGGAAGACATCCGGCGGATTTCCACCGGAGGCCTGAGTGTTGAACTTCTTCCAGAAGTCGGTGTAGGGCTGGAAGTCCGTCTTCACCTTGATCTTCGGATACTTCTTCTCAAAAAGCGCGATGCTCTTCTTGATGCGCTCCGCCCGGTCCTCGGCACCCCACCAGGAGTAACGGATCGTCACCGTCCCGTCCCCCGAACCGCTGTCGCCACCGCAGGCCGTGGCCGTCGCCCCCAGCCCCGCGACGGCCAGTGAGGCTCCGGCCACCTTGAGGATCGCCCGCCTCTCAACGTTCCTGTCTCGCTGCATGGTTGAGCCTCCCCGCGACGCTGCTTCCGCCTCATGAATCGTTTCAAGTAAGCGCTTGCTGGCACAAGCTACGTAGCCCCTCAGGAGACGTCAATGATTCGGACAGGAATTGATGGAAAGCGGAGGGGGCGCCGCGCGGGGCCGCGAGGCCCGTGTGGTGATGGGTCGTCAAGTGAACGCGCAGGTCGGAGAGTTGCAGACGGCGGGTCGACCGCGCTGTGGGCCGCCGGACGGAGTTGAAGCACGGCCGAAAGGAGTCAGCGGCGGCGCGGCGAACCCTCGCGAACGGCGCTCGGAGCGCGGCGATCCCGGCGAGCGTGAGACCGAGCGCGGGACCGGAGAGGACGGCCGACGGGGTCGGGCCCGTCGGGGTGGGTCACGGCCGACGGCCGCTCGCCACCGTGCCGTGTTCAGTGGGTCCGGCTCGAGGGAACCGGCGGCCCGAAGGTCGGTTCGTGTAACGAAAAGCGACCCGGTCCACGGAATCCGTGGACCGGGTCGCTGTCGGCCGGTGGGCGATACTGGGTTCGAACCAGTGACCTCTTCGGTGTGAACGAAGCGCTCTCCCACTGAGCTAATCGCCCGGACGCAGGAAGAACATTACCCCATGTCAGGGGGTGCCTCCGACCACGTTCAGCATGCCCAGCGCCACCCCGCCCGGGATCACTGGTCCTTGATGTTCCAGGGCATCTCGAAGCCGAACTTCCAGACATAGATGCCGACGAGGACGGTCACGATCACCAAGCCGATCGACGTCAGAATGATGTTGCGGCGCCGGACCTTCGGGTCGAGGGCACGCTGGGTGGCTTCGGTGACCTTCCGCTTGGTCCAGCGGAGCACCAGCTGGGCCCAGACGAATTCGGTCGCCCAGATCGCCATGCCACCGAAGATCACGACCCAGCCGGGCCCGGGCAGCGGCAACATGATCACGCCCGCGACGACCACCGCGAGCCCGATGATGAAAACGGCCACCTGCCAGCTCAGGTGCAGCATCCGGCGCGCCTTGACGAATTCCGGCGCACGAGACCCGAGCGGCGCTTCACTCTCCGCCACCTCGGCCTCACTGTTCGTTACGTTGGTCTCGCTCTTCGCTCCGTCGGCCGCCACGGCGACCTCCCCCGTTCCGTCACTCCGCGTGCCCATACGGCCAAACCCTACCGGAGAGAAACCCGTCACCGGAATGGTCGTACCCTCCGAAGTCGGCCTCGGCCGGATGAGCTACCAAAAGCGACGCAAAACCCTCAGAGGGGTTTACAACGGCACCGTAGGTGGCATGTCGATTTCGCCGACGTGCGAATCCCCGAGCGCACACTGAGCGAAAGGCCTTGGCGCTTATGAACACCACGGTCAGCTGCGAGCTGCACCTGCGCCTCGTTGTGTCGAGCGAGTCCTCACTGCCTGTACCCGCGGGACTGCGGTATGACACGGCCGATCCCTACGCCGTGCACGCCACCTTCCACACCGGAGCGGAGGAAACGGTCGAGTGGGTGTTCGCCCGTGACCTCCTGGCCGAGGGCCTGCACCGGCCCACCGGCACCGGCGACGTCCGTGTCTGGCCGTCGCGCAGCCATGGCCAGGGCGTCGTGTGCATCGCCCTGAGCTCTCCGGAGGGCGAAGCCCTGCTCGAGGCCCCGGCGCGGGCCCTGGAGTCCTTCCTGAAGCGCACAGACGCCGCCGTGCCGCCCGGCACGGAGCACCGGCACTTCGACCTCGATCAGGAGCTCTCGCACATCCTGGCGGAAAGCTAGGGCGAGGGCCCACAGAGCCGCCCGGCGCCGTCCACTCGGGGAGACGGCTCGGGCCAAGACAACCCGATACGGCTCAGGCCGACCGATCGACGCCGCCCCCGCGGAGTTCCGCGGGGGCGGCGTCGCCATACGGGCGGAATGGGGTGGGGCGGGGCGGGCGTCGCTTGTCCGTGCCCCGGGTAGGTGCTGGGCGGGAGGAGGTCCCGCCACTCGGCGGTTACGAGGTGCCGCCGCAGCGGCACGATTGCTCGCGGCTGCGTGCGGCTACGGCGGTCGGGACCGGTGCTCCCTTCGCGGGAGCCATTACCATCGGCCTGCATCGGCGGGCATCCGCCCGACCGGCCGCAGGCCAGGGAGCGAAACGTGCTGATCACCCACGACACCCGGTGTGCCCTCGACACCGTGGTGGATCTGGTGAACACCGCGCCGGAGAACGACACGGCGCCGGACGGGCTCACGGATGTCGCGTCGCTCGACGACTTCGTACGAAACCACGAGGTCAGCGATGTCGGTGCGCTGTCGGAGTTCGATCTCGCGGCCGTGCGCAAGGTCCGCGGGCGGTTCGCCGAGGTCTTCGCGGCCCCCGACCCGGGCTCGGCCGCCGCGGTCATCAACGACCTGATCGCCGCCGCGGGCACCACGCCCCGGCTCACGAACCACGACGGCTACGACTGGCATGTGCACTACTTCGCGCCCGGCGCGTCCGTCGCCGACCATCTCGCGGCCGACTGCGGCATGGCGCTCGCCTTCTTCGTCGTCGCCGGGGAACAGGAGCGGCTGCGCCGCTGCGAGGCGCCCGACTGCCGACGTGCCTTCGTCGACCTCTCCCGCAACCGCTCGCGCCGCTACTGCGACAGCCGCACCTGCGGAAACCGCCTGCACGTTGCCGCCTACCGGGCACGCCGCAAGGAGGCGGCCGGCTGAGGAATCGCCGGTCGAAGACGAAGACGAAGACGAACGACCGGGAGGGTTGAGGCGGAGATACGGGCGAGAACCCGCGCTCGGGGCTGACGGAGCCCTCGACGGGTGGCGTCAGGGGCTCCGTTTACGGCTCAGAGCATCAGCAGGTCGTGCAGTGACGCCATGAGCAGCAGGCAGCCGATCACCGCAAGGAAGATCATCAGCGGTGGCTGGGAGAGCGCGAAGAGACAACCTCGCCGCTCCTCGGGCGGGGCGGCGGTGTCGCTCTGTGTTGTGTCCAGCATCTCGCCGCGATGATGACGCAGCGGGCGCCCTCCGCGCGATCAACCCACCCCGAATGACGGGTAGTTCGCCAATATCCACAACGTCCGGAGCGAACGTGATCACTTCGGCATCGCCGCCCGACCTACTGTGTCGTTTCAGTAGGTCATATGCCCGACGGTCAGATGCCGTGCTTCTTGGTCAGATGCCGTGCTTCTTCAGGATCGCCTCGATGTCGCTGAAGTCGTCCGCGCCGGACTTCCCGGATTCCGTCGCCCGGGGTGCGGCAGCGGGGCGCGCCGCCGGTCGTGCGGTCCGGCCCAGCGAGGGCGCCGACGCCGCGGGGGCTATCGCCTCGGTGCGGGACGCCTCGCCCGCCTTGCGCTCCTTGCCGGTGATTCCGCGGCGCCGCTCCACGGCACGTGTGGTCATGAACAGGAACCAGGCGGCGCCGAGCACGCCGAATCCCGCCCAGGCGACCGGGCTGAAGGCGGTGTCGGCCAGCCATTCGACGACTCCGGTCATCACCAGGCCGAGGGGCACGAGTGAGTAGGCGGCGATACGGGTCGCCCTCAGGAAGCGCTTCCGATACGCCGTGATCGCGGCGATGCCCAGGCCGGCCGCGGAGACGGCGGAACAGACTGTCTCGGCAATCATCCGGTCCTCCAGGCAGTGCGCGGTCGGGCGGTGTCGGTCCGTCCCTTCCATCCTGCACCGCCGCGCGTCCGTTATGCCATGGCCGAGGGAGACCTCAGGGACATCTCCGGGTCGTCTCGGGGTCAGCCCCCACTTCAGCGAACCCGGTCACTTCAGCGAACCCGGTCACCTCAGCGACCCCGGTCGCCTCAGCGACCCCGGCCGTTCGGCGGGTGCGGCCCGGGCTGGGAGACTGATCCCCATGAGCGACTCCTCCCCCGTACCGCCCGCCGTCGTCCTGGACGTCTGGTGCGAACTCCAGTGTCCCGACTGCCGCAGCGCCCTCGACGACATCCGCGCACTGCGGGCCCGCTACGGCGACCGGCTCGACGTACGGCTGCGGCACTTCCCGCTGGAGAAGCACAAGCACGCCTTCGCCGCCGCGCAGGCCGCCGAGGAGGCGACGGAACAGGGCATGGCGTGGCCGTACATCGAGGCCGTACTCGGCCGGGTGGAGGAGCTGGACCGGGCGGGCGAGCCGTTCCTGGTCGAGGTGGCGCGTGAACTGGGCCTGGACGCCGAGGAGTTCGACACCGCCCTGATCGACGGCCGGCACATCCTGATCGTCGACGCCGACCAGGCGGAGGGCAAGGCGATCGGCGTGACCGGCACCCCCACGTACGTCATCGGCGGCGAGCACCTCGACGGCGGCAAGAGCCAGGCCGGACTGCGCGAGCGCGTCGAGGAGATCGCCGACCGTCTGCTGGCCGAGGGCGCCTGACCCACGGGGCGCCTCTCGCAGGCCCTCAGATCAGTTGCTTGGACAGGTGATAGGCGGTCGTCCGGTAGCCGAGGGACTCATAGAGGCACTCGGCCCGGAAGTTTCCCGCGAAGACGTTGAGGGCGATGGCGGACTTGCCGGCCTCCACGGCCTGGGCCTCGGCCAGCAGCATGAGCGAACGACCGTGACCGCGGCCCCGGTGCGCGGCGTCCACCTCCACGTCGTACACGAAGGCGGTGTCGTCGGCCAGGGCCACCCACAGGGCGCCGACCCGGGTTCCCTCGTGTTCCAACACGCTGAACAGCATGTTCTCGGTGGCGGACCCCTGCGGCAGCAGTCTCTCGTGGTCGCGCTCGGCCTTGGCGTACGCCTGGGCCTCGGGCACTCCGCGCGCGATCCAGTCCTGTGCGTAGCCCTCCCTGCTCGCCTCCTCCCACGGCCCGAACTCCGCCTCTGTCATGGGCCGCCCCCTGCTGCCTTCGGGCAGTTCGGGTGGGACGCCGGTCAGGGACTTGCTCATGCCGCGATTGCGCAGGACGTAACCGAGCACCTCGGTCAGTCGCAGGGCGGCCTGGGCGTCGGCCGGGACGGACGTCTCGATCCGCCGGCAGCCCCAGCCGCGCGCCACCTCCTCGGCGGCGAGTGCGGCCACGGTGCCCCGCCCTCGCCGCCGGTCCGGTTCCTCGATCCGCAGATCCAGGAGCCGGGCCACCGAATCCCCGAAGACGGGGTGCGTACCGAGGTGTATCGCGCCGACGGGACGGCTGTTCACGCACACCTGATAGCGGCGCGAACGCGTCCCGTCGGCGGCGTGCTGAAGCGGCTCGCTGGGCCGCAGGGTCGTGGTCATCAGGGGTGTTCTACCCGCTGCGGACCGCCGGGTCAGCCCAATATCGGCGGCTTTTACGGATCCAGGTCGTTCCCGGACCGCTCGTCGAACACCCGCATCGCCTTCGCCGTGACGGGGCCCGGCGTACCCCCGAGTTCGCGGGCGTCGACCCGGTGCACGGCCTGCACGTCACGCAGGCTCGACGTGAGGAAGACCTCGTCGGCGCGTTCCAGGACGTCCAGCGGCAGGTCGGTCTCCCGGGCGCCCGTCCACTCGACGACGAGCGCGCGGGTGATGCCCGCGAGACAGCCGGAGGCGACCGGCGGGGTGTGTATCTCGCCGTCGAGGACGACGAAGACGTTGGAGCCCGTGCCCTCGCACAGTTGGCCCACCGTGTTGGCGAAGAGGGCCTCGGTCGCGCCCTGTTCGTGGGCGCGGGCGAGGGCGACGACGTTCTCCGCGTACGAGGTGGTCTTCAGGCCGGTGAGGGCGCCGCGCTCGTTGCGGGTCCAGGGGACGGTGATCACGGCGGTGGAGTCCGCGCGCCGCTTGGTCGCGCCGAGGGCGACGACAAGGGTCGGACCGTGGTCGCCCCGGTCGGAGCCGAGCGGGGAGAGGCCGCCGGTGTACGTGATGCGCAGGCGGCCGAGCGCCATCGGGTTGGCGTCCAGAACGGCGGCGCAGGCACGGCGCACCTCGTCGAGATCGGGCTCGGGCAGTCCGAGACCGCGCGCCGAGCGGGCGAGCCGGTCGAGGTGGCGGGTCAGGGCGAACGCGCGCCCGTCGACCGCTTTGGCGGTCTCGAAGACTCCGTCGCCCACGGTCAGTCCGTGGTCGAGGACGGAGACACGGGCGGAGTCGATGTCCTGCAACCCGCCGTCGAGCCATATCTTCACTTGGGGGTCCTCCCAGTCGCCTCGTACGTTCCCGACGCTACCGCGAGCAGTCTGGCGGCCTTCAGCTCGGTCTCCCGCCACTCCGCCTCGGGGTCCGACCCCCAGGTGATGCCCGCCCCCGTACCGAAGCGAAGCTCGCCCGCGGCCCGGTCGATCCAGAAGGTACGGATGCCGACGGCCAGCTCTCCGGTGCCCCGGTCGGCGTCGACCCAGCCGATGCCCCCGCAGTACGGGCCGCGCGGCGCGGTCTCCAGTTCGTCGATGATCCGCAGGGCGCTGGACTTGGGGGCACCGGTGACGGAACCGGGCGGGAAGGCGGCGGTGAGCAGCTCCGGCCAGCCCGCGTCCTCGCGCAGTTCGCCGCGCACGGTGGAGACGAGGTGGACCAGCCCCGGGTGCTTCTCGACGACGCACAGGTCGGGCACGGTCACGGAGCCGGTGGCGCAGACCTGGCCGATGTCGTTGCGGACCAGGTCGACGATCATCACGTTCTCGGCGTAGTCCTTCTCCAGGAGGTCTGCCTCGGTGCGTCCGGTGCCCTTGATCGGGCCGGACTCGACGACCCGGCCGGCGCGGCGAAGGAAGAGTTCGGGCGACGCGGTCGCGATCTCCACGCCGTGCCCCGGCAGGCGAATCGTTCCTGCGTACGGTGCCGGGTTGCCGCGCGCCAGCAGCGCGGTCAGCGCGTCCACGTCGGCGTCCGGTGCGACGGGCGCGGACAGCACCCGGCAGAGGTTCGCCTGGTAGACCTCGCCGGTGGCGATGTACTCGCGGATTCGGCGTACGCCCGCGGTGTACGCGGCGCGGTCGAGGGACGACGTCCAGTCGTCGGCGGCCGGCCCACGCCACTCCCCCGGCACCGGAGCGGGCGCCGGCTCGCGGCGTACGTCAGCGAAGCGCGCGCACACCAGACCGCCCTCGTAGTCGGCGCGGACGGCCCAGAAGCCCGACGAGTCCAGGGCGGCGGGATCGCTGGTCACATCGGTGAGACCGGTGGCGACGAGGTCGCCGAAGCGGGCGAGAGGAGGGAGGTCGAGCACGCAGTCGAGTCTAGGACGAGCTTCGGAAGGCGGTCCCGACCAGGTCCTGACCAGGTCCGGAAGTGGACGCACCGCAGCACGCTGCACAAACGCGTTTTTGTACTGGCCCCGGAATCCGCTAGAGTTCAACACGTCGCCGGAACGCGGAAGCGGGCCGGAAACGACAAGCGGACGTAGCTCAGTTGGTAGAGCGCAACCTTGCCAAGGTTGAGGTCGCCAGTTCGAACCTGGTCGTCCGCTCGCAGGAAAGTGGGGGATCTTCCCGAACCCACACTCCTGGTGGAGTGGCCGAGAGGCGAGGCAACGGCCTGCAAAGCCGTCTACACGGGTTCAAATCCCGTCTCCACCTCCAAGGACGATTAGCTCAGCGGGAGAGCGCTTCCCTGACACGGAAGAGGTCACTGGTTCAATCCCAGTATCGTCCACTGGAGCCTGAGGGCTTCACCCCGCGCGATTAGCTCAGCGGGAGAGCGCTTCCCTGACACGGAAGAGGTCACT
Protein-coding sequences here:
- a CDS encoding CGNR zinc finger domain-containing protein, with the translated sequence MLITHDTRCALDTVVDLVNTAPENDTAPDGLTDVASLDDFVRNHEVSDVGALSEFDLAAVRKVRGRFAEVFAAPDPGSAAAVINDLIAAAGTTPRLTNHDGYDWHVHYFAPGASVADHLAADCGMALAFFVVAGEQERLRRCEAPDCRRAFVDLSRNRSRRYCDSRTCGNRLHVAAYRARRKEAAG
- a CDS encoding DsbA family protein; protein product: MSDSSPVPPAVVLDVWCELQCPDCRSALDDIRALRARYGDRLDVRLRHFPLEKHKHAFAAAQAAEEATEQGMAWPYIEAVLGRVEELDRAGEPFLVEVARELGLDAEEFDTALIDGRHILIVDADQAEGKAIGVTGTPTYVIGGEHLDGGKSQAGLRERVEEIADRLLAEGA
- a CDS encoding GNAT family N-acetyltransferase produces the protein MTTTLRPSEPLQHAADGTRSRRYQVCVNSRPVGAIHLGTHPVFGDSVARLLDLRIEEPDRRRGRGTVAALAAEEVARGWGCRRIETSVPADAQAALRLTEVLGYVLRNRGMSKSLTGVPPELPEGSRGRPMTEAEFGPWEEASREGYAQDWIARGVPEAQAYAKAERDHERLLPQGSATENMLFSVLEHEGTRVGALWVALADDTAFVYDVEVDAAHRGRGHGRSLMLLAEAQAVEAGKSAIALNVFAGNFRAECLYESLGYRTTAYHLSKQLI
- a CDS encoding aminotransferase class IV, with protein sequence MKIWLDGGLQDIDSARVSVLDHGLTVGDGVFETAKAVDGRAFALTRHLDRLARSARGLGLPEPDLDEVRRACAAVLDANPMALGRLRITYTGGLSPLGSDRGDHGPTLVVALGATKRRADSTAVITVPWTRNERGALTGLKTTSYAENVVALARAHEQGATEALFANTVGQLCEGTGSNVFVVLDGEIHTPPVASGCLAGITRALVVEWTGARETDLPLDVLERADEVFLTSSLRDVQAVHRVDARELGGTPGPVTAKAMRVFDERSGNDLDP
- a CDS encoding chorismate-binding protein; its protein translation is MLDLPPLARFGDLVATGLTDVTSDPAALDSSGFWAVRADYEGGLVCARFADVRREPAPAPVPGEWRGPAADDWTSSLDRAAYTAGVRRIREYIATGEVYQANLCRVLSAPVAPDADVDALTALLARGNPAPYAGTIRLPGHGVEIATASPELFLRRAGRVVESGPIKGTGRTEADLLEKDYAENVMIVDLVRNDIGQVCATGSVTVPDLCVVEKHPGLVHLVSTVRGELREDAGWPELLTAAFPPGSVTGAPKSSALRIIDELETAPRGPYCGGIGWVDADRGTGELAVGIRTFWIDRAAGELRFGTGAGITWGSDPEAEWRETELKAARLLAVASGTYEATGRTPK